A genomic window from Fusarium verticillioides 7600 chromosome 5, whole genome shotgun sequence includes:
- a CDS encoding hypothetical protein (At least one base has a quality score < 10), with protein sequence MLLPPSGSDLRPSLLLLLSPRQLRPAPRRLLPRRRRSLLLLPLPLLWSPASTLPPLLLSPPLRLLLLLSPPLSTSLPSSPLPRLRPPSPPLRPPSRRASPRLRSLPFSREGRQASSGGSSSGSSSSGGSDTKHGEFTYYDIGQGACGEDDTGKDDSINIVALSHLMMGPLSNNNPMCGKTITIKANGKTCQAKVADKCMGCALNDIDVSRKVYEEIWGSLDSGRTEVEWWFN encoded by the coding sequence ATGCTACTACCACCGTCTGGGTCCGACCTGAGGCCGAGCCTACTACTGCTCCTCAGCCCGAGACAACTCAGGCCGGCCCCAAGAAGGTTgctcccaagaaggagaagaagcctgctcctcctgcCCCTACCACTACTCTGGTCACCAGCGTCTACACTCCCCCCCCTGCTCCTAAGCCCACCACTGAGGCTGCTCCTGTTGCTGAGCCCACCTCTCAGTACGTCGCTCCCGTCGAGCCCACTACCCAGGCTCCGGCCCCCAAGCCCACCACTCAGGCCCCCAAGCAGGAGGGCGAGCCCGAGACTGAGGTCGCTCCCGTTCAGCAGAGAAGGCCGCCAAGCTTCCTCTGGCGGTAGCTCCTCTGGCAGCAGCTCTTCTGGCGGTTCTGACACCAAGCACGGTGAGTTCACCTATTACGATATTGGTCAAGGTGCTTGCGGTGAGGACGACACTGGCAAGGATGACTCCATCAACATTGTCGCTCTCTCTCACCTCATGATGGGCCCGctctccaacaacaaccccaTGTGCGGCAAGAcaatcaccatcaaggccaacggcAAGACCTGCCAGGCTAAGGTCGCCGATAAGTGTATGGGTTGCGCCCTCAACGACATTGATGTCAGCCGAAAGGTCTACGAGGAGATCTGGGGCAGCCTCGACTCTGGCCGCACCGAGGTCGAGTGGTGGTTCAACTAA
- a CDS encoding WEE/WEE-UNCLASSIFIED protein kinase produces the protein MSFSNSSGGTLALPSPTHAHHIDVTSAVRTLRRSISRSPSKFLTRSNSQNSLSPESPHQTSPQSPCRRFGATPQNQQLLPSHTRSAPPHINGAPHSSAFTPFRPSVRLSLRSAKAGKTSPSRPLTRARASPKSPLKRALNMAPDSGNSLPAVPLASVIDVSGQENNALGATSPISVSPVKRRSLTLDVAGSSPTSFLKSLDSNNDGQTVPNNGSLKRSDATMNLDQPSQGSPVAKRRSLHGISGLGQNEDQNIFGANTTSSQSFYIHEDSSTEYEIAGTSGSPFRDPVSSPTPATTNVPKRSSSLRNSLTEEAPIYAPVARMPDRPRPHLFSRSLPLNATRPTGPNNMSKAMATPSNSQLWVGAFNSTGLISKVNRNPEEDADKKMAPPDTPCKKHSNPFATFPPPAGSAMKKRGNNRNSFGGLPSTPFGNSTASFGRPGKGMSIFQRGSASRSARRGSVLGLDGDEHKLFGETIDFSTPMEGDAPPTPTKNTLTPSLSKVSEYSFESPHDNHSPTANRTLHSTTPVFGTSIPREATSSPLDGRRTPQTPRESLLPLDTSRLSISQIGDGFSDNMPPPVTPTAGRDLRSSTSLLVTPVNARTSNIDIDASLSSRFDKVEQIGKGEFSVVYRVTQADHQMTFGNLSTTPTTSPTKGRVYAVKKSKHAFQGPKDRDTKVREAEILRTLSYSEHVVQYFDHWDYNNHLYIQTEYCEEGTLDKFLGTVGRGGRLDDFRIFKILQDLCLGLKDIHDSGFMHLDLKPANILVTFEGVLKIGDFGLAQSCSSAEGVDVEGDREYMAPEMLKGKSCQSADVFSLGLIILETAANVVLPDNGPTWIALRSGDLSEVPSLTWNPSIEVQRDATGNPTEIMHSDDFTSGKTHDPSNLFGPSKRSELLQPPEFMVNATHNSSLDLIVRWMTAQEPSERPTVHQVLELEGLQWVGHHRAAPATVYEGNWGPDEELIPISIAEGGDSDTEMTDV, from the exons ATGTCCTTCTCGAACAGCAGCGGTGGCACACTCGCCCTACCATCACCAACCCACGCCCATCACATCGACGTCACATCGGCAGTTCGCACTCTCCGACGCTCTATTTCACGATCACCTTCCAAGTTTTTAACGCGTTCCAACTCTCAAAACTCGCTGAGCCCCGAAAGCCCCCACCAAACCTCACCTCAATCGCCTTGTCGTCGATTCGGCGCAACGCCGCAAAACCAACAACTTCTACCGTCACACACTCGCTCAGCACCTCCTCATATCAACGGTGCCCCGCATTCAAGCGCCTTTACACCCTTCCGCCCCAGCGTTAGGCTCTCGTTGCGTTCCGCCAAGGCCGGTAAGACATCGCCCTCGAGACCGTTGACACGAGCACGCGCTTCTCCCAAGAGCCCTCTCAAGAGGGCACTCAACATGGCTCCCGATAGCGGCAACTCACTACCTGCGGTACCTTTGGCTTCGGTTATCGATGTATCAGGGCAAGAGAACAACGCTCTGGGAGCTACAAGCCCCATCTCTGTCAGTCCCGTCAAGCGACGCAGCCTCACTCTCGACGTCGCTGGATCTTCGCCGACCTCATTTCTCAAGTCTCTTGATTCCAACAATGACGGCCAGACGGTCCCAAACAACGGGTCATTAAAGCGCAGTGACGCAACCATGAATCTGGACCAACCGAGCCAGGGAAGCCCAGTGGCTAAGCGACGGAGCTTGCATGGAATATCGGGGCTGGGCCAGAACGAGGACCAAAATATCTTTGGCGCCAATACGACATCTTCACAGAGCTTCTATATACATGAAGACTCATCTACCGAATATGAGATTGCGGGTACTAGCGGATCGCCATTCCGCGATCCTGTTTCCTCACCAACACCTGCGACGACGAATGTTCCTAAGAGGTCATCGTCCCTAC GAAACAGCCTAACCGAGGAAGCACCTATTTATGCTCCCGTGGCCCGGATGCCAGATCGACCCAGACCTCACCTTTTCTCACGATCCCTTCCTCTCAATGCGACACGACCTACTGGCCCAAATAATATGTCCAAGGCCATGGCGACACCCAGCAACTCGCAGCTGTGGGTGGGCGCTTTCAACTCTACTGGACTTATTTCCAAGGTCAACCGAAACCCCGAAGAGGAtgccgacaagaagatggcccCTCCCGATACACCGTGCAAGAAGCATTCTAATCCGTTCGCTACTTTCCCTCCACCGGCCGGGAGTgctatgaagaagaggggtAACAACCGGAATTCTTTTGGCGGCCTCCCTTCCACCCCATTTGGTAACAGTACAGCCAGCTTTGGTAGGCCAGGAAAGGGCATGTCGATATTCCAGCGTGGCAGTGCTTCTAGGAGTGCGCGTCGCGGCAGTGTCCTCGGCCTGGACGGTGATGAgcacaagctctttggcgaAACGATTGACTTTTCGACACCCATGGAAGGCGACGCTCCCCCTACTCCAACCAAGAACACTTTAACTCCCAGCCTTAGCAAGGTCAGCGAGTACTCATTTGAGAGTCCCCATGACAACCATAGCCCAACTGCCAACCGAACATTACACTCTACTACTCCGGTCTTTGGCACCTCTATCCCTCGAGAAGCAACTT CCAGCCCTCTTGATGGACGACGAACACCGCAGACCCCACGTGAGAGTTTGCTGCCTCTCGACACCAGCCGATTGTCTATTTCTCAGattggcgatggcttctctGATAACATGCCACCTCCCGTCACCCCAACAGCAGGACGGGACTTGCGATCATCTACCAGCCTCCTTGTTACTCCTGTGAACGCCCGTACTAGTAacattgacattgatgcAAGCCTGTCCTCCCGATTTGACAAAGTCGAGCAGATTGGAAAGGGTGAATTCTCTGTCGTCTATCGTGTCACTCAGGCGGACCATCAAATGACATTTGGCAACCTCAGTACAACCCCGACAACAAGCCCCACTAAGGGCAGAGTCTATGCTGtaaagaagagcaagcatgCGTTCCAGGGACCGAAGGATCGGGATACAAAGGTCCGAGAGGCCGAAATTTTGAGGACTCTTAGCTACTCCGAGCATGTGGTCCAGTACTTCGATCATTGGGACTACAACAACCATCTCTATATTCAAACAGAGTACTGCGAAGAGGGTACCCTCGACAAGTTTCTGGGCACTGTTGGACGAGGTGGACGACTAGATGACTTTCgcatcttcaagattctccaGGACCTGTGCTTG GGCCTGAAGGATATTCATGATTCAGGTTTCATGCACTTGGATCTCAAGCCGGCCAACATTCTTGTCACGTTCGAAGGTGTTCTCAAGATTGGTGACTTCGGCCTAGCCCAATCCTGTTCATCTGCCGAAGGCGTGGACGTTGAGGGCGATCGTGAGTACATGGCCCCGGAGATGCTCAAGGGCAAATCCTGCCAGTCCGCCGACGTCTTCTcccttggtctcatcatccttgagacAGCCGCCAACGTTGTCCTACCTGACAATGGACCTACGTGGATCGCCCTCCGCTCGGGAGATCTTTCCGAAGTGCCAAGTCTCACCTGGAATCCCTCTATTGAGGTCCAGCGAGATGCCACTGGTAACCCTACCGAGATTATGCATAGCGATGACTTCACAAGTGGCAAGACACATGACCCAAGCAACTTGTTTGGTCCATCCAAGCGATCGGAACTACTGCAACCTCCTGAGTTTATGGTTAATGCCACCCACAACAGCTCTCTCGACTTGATTGTACGATGGATGACAGCTCAAGAGCCCAGTGAGCGACCAACTGTGCATCAGGTTCTGGAACTTGAGGGCCTGCAGTGGGTTGGCCACCACCGCGCCGCACCGGCAACTGTTTACGAAGGAAACTGGGGACCCGATGAGGAGTTGATCCCTATTTCCATCGCAGAGGGTGGTGACAGCGACACAGAGATGACTGACGTCTAG
- a CDS encoding NADH-ubiquinone oxidoreductase 24 kDa subunit, mitochondrial (At least one base has a quality score < 10), with the protein MASKLTPLIRSAIRPVCRAARPQSRAAFAITASRRSDTLMVHRNTEDNNPDIPFKFNEKNQTVIAEILKRYPPQYKKAAVMPLLDLGQRQHGFTSISVMNEVARLLEMPPMRVYEVASFYTMYNRTPVGTYLFQMCTTTPCQLGGCGSDVIVKAIKEELGIEQGQTTADGLFTILEVECLGACVNAPMIQINDDYYEDLSPASVKDLLKSLRAQATASDPSTVNVPKPGPLSSRDTCENSAGQTSLNAEPWGTETTRADL; encoded by the exons ATGGCGAGCAAGCTCACTCCCCTCATCCGCTCCGCCATCCGGCCGGTGTGCCGGGCTGCCCGCCCTCAGTCTCGCGCCGCCTTCGCTATCACAGCCAGCCGACGAAGCGACACTCTCATGGTG CATCGAAACACCGAGGACAACAACCCCGACATCCccttcaagttcaacgagaagaaccaGACCGTCATTGCCGAGATCCTCAAGCGATACCCTCCTCAGtacaagaaggctgctgtcaTGCCTTTGCTAGACCTCGGCCAGCGCCAGCACGGCTTCACCAGCATCAGCGTCATGAACGAGGTCGCCCGTCTTCTTGAGATGCCTCCTATGCGAGTGTACGAAGTTGCCTCTTTCTACACCATGTACAACAGAACCCCCGTGGGCACATACTTGTTTCAAATGTGCACTACG ACACCTTGCCAACTTGGTGGTTGTGGATCTGATGTTATCGTCAAGGCTATTAAGGAGGAGCTCGGAATTGAGCAGGGCCAGACCACTGCTGACGGTCTATTCACCATTCTCGAGGTCGAATGTCTCGGTGCATGCGTCAACGCTCCCATGATTCAGATAAACGACGACTACTACGAGGATCTCTCCCCCGCCTCCGTGAAGGACCTCCTCAAGTCTCTTCGGGCCCAGGCTACTGCTTCCGATCCCTCAACCGTCAACGTCCCCAAGCCTGGTCCTCTCAGCAGCCGAGACACATGTGAGAACAGTGCTGGCCAAACAAGCCTTAACGCGGAACCTTGGGGAACCGAGACCACAAGGGCAGACCTGTAG
- a CDS encoding hypothetical protein (At least one base has a quality score < 10) has product MPIESRFSVSVPNCSIQQWIFGSPSGPLPDQKAFIDADNPEQRYFTYNQARLFAKRIAVGLISNGLQPGDRVLLFASNSLFFPTIVMGIWMAGGIFTGANPGYVTRELAHQLRDSEASFVVAAESGMEVALAAASQVGMKASQVFLLDSTWPDSPIETQPRGGSRHWTELIASKPEGERFEWTEPNDSNKSVCSLNYSSGTTGIPKGVEISHYNYVANSCGVTLFHKLHPDYEARRQRAAALCFLPMYHAFSQGYFITSFPCERVPVYIMPSFDFPKMLAHIQNFRITKLLAVPPILVLMSKHPLARRADLSSIDMIASGAAPLAKDTQREIAGMIPGGESVVRQGWGMTEATCTALSWDPNKAPSSAAGELTPDSKARLIHIETGEEITTANTPGELWITGPTVMRGYWRNPSATQSAFVTDSEGTRWLRTGDVAYVEEYAKGSLFHIVDRVKELIKVKGMQVAPAELESLLLEREDVADAAVVGVMVNGEELPRAYVVRSANTKDTSEQDIADWLASRVIKYKQLKGGVVFVDAIPKVPSGKILRQALRERAKREVSNGLEVRAKL; this is encoded by the exons ATGCCGATCGAATCGCGATTTTCGGTGTCGGTTCCTAATTGCTCAATTCAACAATGGATATTTGGCTCGCCTTCAGGGCCCTTACCAGATCAGAAGGCTTTCATCGATGCTGATAACCCTGAGCAACGTTATTTCACCTACAACCAAGCCCGATTGTTTGCGAAGCGTATCGCCGTCGGTCTTATCAGCAATGGTCTCCAGCCAGGTGATCgtgttctcctcttcgctAGTAACAGCTTATTCTTCCCGACCATTGTGATGGGCATTTGGATGGCCGGGGGCATATTCACAGGAGCTAACCCTGGGTATGTCACTCGAGAGTTGGCCCATCAACTTCGAGATAGCGAGGCGTCATTCGTTGTTGCCGCGGAGAGCGGCATGGAAGTGGCATTAGCTGCTGCCTCGCAGGTTGGTATGAAAGCTTCACAAGTCTTTCTGTTGGATTCGACATGGCCAGATTCACCTATCGAGACACAACCCAGAGGAGGCAGTCGACACTGGACAGAGCTCATTGCGTCCAAGCCAGAGGGCGAGAGATTCGAGTGGACGGAGCCAAATGATTCTAATAAATCTGTCTGCTCTCTCAACTACAGCTCAGGCACT ACTGGAATACCGAAAGGTGTCGAGATCTCACATTACAATTATGTTGCGAATAGCTGTGGCGTGACTCTTTTCCATAAACTCCATCCCGACTACGAAGCTCGCCGTCAACGTGCTGCTGCCTTGTGTTTCCTCCCCATGTATCACGCCTTTAGTCAAGGCTACTTCATCACCAGCTTCCCTTGCGAGCGTGTTCCTGTGTATATCATGCCTTCCTTTGATTTTCCTAAAATGCTCGCACATATTCAGAATTTTCGCATCACGAAGCTTCTGGCCGTTCCTCCTATTCTTGTCCTTATGTCGAAACACCCACTTGCACGCCGTGCCGACCTGAGTAGCATCGACATGATTGCATCCGGTGCTGCCCCATTAGCGAAGGATACACAACGCGAAATAGCCGGGATGATACCTGGGGGCGAGTCAGTAGTACGGCAAGGTTGGGGGATGACTGAAGCAACCTGCACCGCATTGTCGTGGGACCCTAACAAAGCTCCTAGCTCTGCGGCTGGTGAGCTGACACCAGATTCCAAGGCCAGATTGATCCATATCGAAACTGGAGAGGAAATTACGACTGCAAACACTCCAGGAGAACTCTGGATCACGGGTCCTACGGTGATGCGTGGCTACTGGAGAAACCCAAGTGCAACCCAAAGCGCATTCGTTACTGACTCTGAGGGCACTCGATGGCTCCGTACTGGGGATGTTGCATATGTGGAGGAATACGCAAAAGGATCTCTCTTTCATATCGTGGATCGCGTCAAGGAGTTGATCAAGGTTAAAGGCATGCAAGTTGCTCCAGCTGAACTCGAGTCTCTCCTACTTGAACGAGAAGATGTTGCAGACGCCGCAGTTGTTGGGGTCATGGTCAACGGTGAGGAGCTCCCACGAGCCTATGTCGTCAGATCAGCAAACACAAAAGACACATCTGAACAAGACATCGCAGACTGGCTGGCTAGCCGTGTTATCAAATACAAACAACTTAAGGGGGGAGTGGTCTTCGTCGACGCTATCCCCAAAGTTCCT TCGGGCAAGATCTTGCGTCAGGCTCTACGTGAGCGAGCAAAACGCGAAGTTAGCAACGGCCTTGAGGTGCGCGCCAAACTGTAG